From a region of the Desulfuromonas sp. KJ2020 genome:
- the lipB gene encoding lipoyl(octanoyl) transferase LipB yields MRRFCTLRPGRVSYRQGLAFQEQLLLARRKGREDILLLLEHPPVITLGRRGQDAHLLTASAELERLGLEVIHTARGGDVTYHGPGQLIGYPIVDLQCLNRDLHLYLRRLEEVLISTLAAFRIAGRRIEGKTGVWVGEEKIASIGVGVRQWVTWHGFALNVSDQTAGFAHIVPCGLTGVAMTSLEELLGRRIALTEVEEQLISSYANVFASTHAGAYEATT; encoded by the coding sequence ATGAGACGATTCTGTACCCTGAGGCCCGGGCGGGTCAGCTACCGCCAGGGCCTCGCTTTTCAGGAGCAGCTCCTGCTCGCCCGTCGAAAGGGGCGGGAGGATATCCTGCTGCTGCTCGAACATCCGCCGGTCATTACCCTGGGTCGGCGCGGCCAGGACGCCCACCTGCTGACCGCCAGCGCCGAACTGGAACGCCTGGGTCTCGAGGTGATTCACACCGCACGCGGCGGCGACGTCACCTACCACGGCCCGGGGCAGCTCATCGGCTATCCCATCGTCGATCTGCAGTGCCTCAACCGGGATCTGCACCTCTATCTGCGAAGGCTCGAAGAGGTGCTGATCAGCACCCTGGCTGCCTTCCGCATCGCTGGCCGGCGAATTGAAGGGAAGACGGGGGTCTGGGTCGGCGAAGAGAAAATCGCCTCCATCGGCGTCGGCGTACGCCAGTGGGTGACCTGGCACGGCTTCGCCCTCAATGTCAGCGACCAGACCGCCGGGTTCGCCCACATCGTCCCCTGCGGGCTCACGGGAGTGGCCATGACCTCGCTGGAGGAACTGCTTGGCCGCCGAATCGCCTTGACCGAGGTCGAAGAGCAGCTCATTTCGTCCTATGCCAACGTCTTTGCCAGCACGCACGCAGGAGCCTATGAAGCAACGACCTGA
- the trxB gene encoding thioredoxin-disulfide reductase: protein MTASPDIRDVIILGSGPAGLTAATYAARANLKPLLIYGQQPGGQLTTTTTIENFPGFPEGIDGNELMQRFEAQAQRFGAAFLQGQVTRVEVGCCPFRLWLGEDQLSCRSLIIATGASPRMLGLPNEWDLYGRGVSVCATCDGFFYRDKEVVIVGGGDTAMEEASFLTRFARQVTVVHRRDSLRASPPLQRRARDNEKITFRWNSEIAAILGDKTGGVTGVRIRNLENAREDDLACDGLFIAIGHHPNTELFKGQLDMDKEGFLVTRNFTETNIPGVFAAGDVQDPHFRQAITAAGTGAMAALQAQRYLEELNDRQKLCARQCVQS from the coding sequence ATGACCGCATCCCCTGATATTCGCGACGTCATCATCCTGGGTTCCGGCCCGGCCGGTCTGACCGCCGCCACCTATGCCGCCCGCGCCAATCTCAAACCCCTGCTGATTTACGGACAGCAGCCCGGGGGCCAGCTCACCACCACGACCACCATTGAGAACTTCCCTGGCTTTCCGGAGGGAATCGACGGCAATGAGCTGATGCAGCGGTTTGAAGCGCAGGCGCAGCGGTTCGGCGCCGCGTTTCTCCAGGGGCAGGTGACCCGGGTGGAGGTGGGCTGCTGCCCTTTCCGTCTGTGGCTCGGCGAGGACCAGCTCAGCTGCCGCTCCCTCATCATCGCCACGGGGGCCTCCCCCAGGATGCTGGGCCTGCCCAACGAATGGGACCTCTACGGGCGCGGCGTCTCCGTCTGCGCCACCTGCGACGGTTTTTTCTACCGCGACAAGGAAGTCGTCATCGTTGGCGGCGGCGATACCGCCATGGAGGAAGCCTCCTTTCTCACCCGCTTCGCCCGCCAGGTCACCGTAGTGCACCGCCGCGACAGTCTGCGCGCTTCGCCGCCTCTGCAACGGCGCGCCCGGGACAACGAGAAGATCACCTTCCGCTGGAACTCGGAAATTGCCGCCATCCTGGGAGATAAAACCGGAGGCGTGACCGGTGTGCGCATCCGCAACCTTGAAAACGCCCGTGAAGACGACCTGGCCTGTGACGGCCTCTTTATCGCTATCGGCCACCACCCCAACACCGAGCTCTTCAAAGGTCAACTCGACATGGACAAGGAGGGCTTTCTCGTTACGCGCAACTTCACCGAGACCAACATCCCCGGCGTCTTCGCGGCCGGCGATGTGCAGGATCCCCACTTCCGGCAGGCTATCACTGCCGCCGGCACCGGAGCCATGGCCGCCCTGCAGGCCCAGCGCTACCTCGAAGAACTCAACGACCGGCAGAAACTGTGCGCGCGCCAGTGCGTCCAGTCCTGA
- the rd gene encoding rubredoxin — protein sequence MDKYVCTICGYVYDPALGDPEAGISAGTSFADLPDDWVCPDCGAGKASFEKA from the coding sequence ATGGATAAATACGTCTGCACCATCTGCGGCTATGTCTATGATCCCGCCCTGGGCGACCCGGAGGCGGGAATAAGCGCCGGCACTTCTTTCGCCGATCTGCCCGACGACTGGGTCTGTCCCGATTGCGGGGCCGGCAAAGCCAGTTTTGAGAAAGCCTGA
- the rd gene encoding rubredoxin, translating into MDKYRCLICDYIYDPAAGDPENGVEPGTPFEELPEDWVCPLCGADKSEFEKM; encoded by the coding sequence ATGGACAAATACCGTTGCCTCATCTGTGATTACATCTATGATCCCGCTGCCGGCGATCCGGAAAACGGCGTCGAGCCGGGCACCCCTTTTGAAGAACTGCCGGAGGATTGGGTCTGTCCCCTGTGCGGCGCTGACAAGTCCGAATTTGAAAAAATGTGA
- a CDS encoding 2-oxoglutarate dehydrogenase E1 component, which translates to MTFLDNASPDYFDAQYALWKKDPQQVPRQWQLFFEGFTLGRTESTEAAPADACHALELKQSAVQSLLYRYRSLGHLLACTDPLNPCPLSHPLLDLEAFGLEETDRPREFHTKRFLKESATLEEILTTMQETYCRSIGVEFMHIQDPAERQWLIDRMESCRNRPSFSLAEKKSILQKLQQATLFENFLHRKFLGQKRFSLEGGEIIIPLVDRFIHRAATLSLKTLVLGMAHRGRLNVLANNFHKPLENIFAEFKDNLEYEFVGEGDVKYHKGFSIDHDFPDQESLHLTMASNPSHLEAVNPVVEGKARARQEALGESGTKLVLPVLLHGDAAFAGQGMVAETLNLSQLEGYSTGGTVHIVLNNQIGFTTAPADARSTHYATDMAKMLMVPIFHIHGEDPEAAAYVADLALDYRQRYGRDVILEVICYRRHGHNEGDEPYFTQPLMYEKIKERPPAYEIYGTRLQEEGVPPEEIEAMAESFSQKLEEALEKPGKQADAGFRGKWQDIDRDTTPAPVTTAVSADTLQDIARRLAQIPDDFTPHPKIATLLQKRLEAIDTGEEIDWGNAEHLALATLLQEGKSVRLSGQDVRRGTFNHRHAVLVDAKNGATFMPLATLAADKAACRIYNSMLSEAAVLGFDYGYSLETPYTLTIWEAQFGDFANGAQVIIDQFIASGSSKWDRHSGLTLFLPHGFEGQGAEHSSARIERFLQLCADNNLQAANPTTPAQFFHLLRRQVLQPFRRPLIVFTPKSLLRHPACRSRLEAFTDGRFEEFLLTAEKPETVKTLLFCSGKIFYELQEKAKDEGHDAIALVRVEQLYPWHGERLQELLAPFVQLERVVWVQEEPRNAGAWEFVRPRLAKATGLEPDYIGREPAAAPAVGSHRLHKKEQEEILEAAFST; encoded by the coding sequence ATGACCTTTCTCGACAACGCCAGCCCCGACTACTTTGACGCTCAATATGCCCTCTGGAAGAAGGATCCGCAGCAGGTACCCCGCCAATGGCAGCTCTTCTTCGAAGGCTTTACCTTGGGCCGTACCGAATCGACCGAGGCGGCGCCGGCCGATGCATGCCATGCTCTGGAACTCAAGCAGTCCGCCGTTCAGTCGCTCTTGTACCGCTACCGCTCCCTTGGTCACCTGCTGGCCTGCACCGATCCGCTTAATCCCTGCCCCCTCTCCCACCCGTTGCTCGACCTTGAGGCCTTCGGTCTGGAAGAGACCGATCGGCCGCGGGAGTTTCATACCAAACGCTTTCTAAAAGAGAGCGCCACTCTGGAAGAAATCCTGACGACCATGCAGGAGACCTACTGCCGGTCCATCGGCGTGGAATTCATGCATATTCAGGATCCGGCCGAGCGCCAGTGGCTCATCGACCGCATGGAGAGCTGCCGCAACCGGCCCTCCTTCTCGCTGGCCGAAAAAAAGTCCATCCTGCAGAAGCTGCAGCAGGCGACCCTGTTCGAAAATTTTCTGCACCGTAAGTTTCTCGGGCAGAAACGCTTCAGCCTGGAGGGGGGGGAGATCATCATCCCGCTCGTCGACCGCTTTATTCACCGGGCCGCTACTCTCTCCCTGAAAACCCTGGTCCTGGGCATGGCCCACCGGGGACGTCTCAACGTGTTGGCCAACAACTTCCATAAACCGCTGGAAAACATCTTCGCCGAGTTCAAAGACAACCTGGAGTACGAATTCGTCGGTGAGGGCGATGTCAAATATCACAAGGGCTTCTCCATCGACCACGATTTCCCCGACCAGGAGAGCCTGCACCTGACCATGGCCTCGAACCCGAGTCACCTGGAGGCGGTGAACCCTGTCGTCGAAGGCAAGGCCCGGGCGCGGCAGGAGGCCCTCGGGGAGAGCGGGACCAAGCTCGTCCTGCCGGTGCTCCTCCATGGCGATGCCGCCTTCGCCGGACAGGGGATGGTCGCCGAAACCCTCAATCTCTCCCAACTGGAAGGCTACAGTACCGGCGGCACGGTGCACATCGTCCTCAACAACCAGATCGGCTTTACCACCGCCCCGGCTGACGCCCGCTCCACCCACTATGCCACGGACATGGCCAAGATGCTCATGGTCCCCATCTTCCATATCCACGGGGAGGACCCCGAGGCGGCGGCCTATGTAGCCGACCTGGCCCTCGATTACCGCCAGCGCTACGGCCGCGATGTCATCCTCGAAGTCATCTGCTATCGCCGGCACGGACATAACGAAGGCGATGAGCCCTATTTCACACAACCCCTGATGTATGAAAAGATCAAAGAGCGGCCGCCAGCCTATGAAATCTATGGCACGCGTCTGCAGGAAGAGGGTGTTCCCCCCGAGGAAATAGAAGCCATGGCGGAAAGCTTCTCCCAGAAGCTGGAGGAGGCCCTGGAAAAACCGGGGAAGCAAGCCGATGCCGGTTTTCGGGGCAAATGGCAAGATATCGACCGCGACACCACACCGGCACCGGTTACCACTGCGGTTTCCGCTGACACCCTGCAGGATATCGCCCGCCGGCTGGCCCAGATCCCCGACGACTTTACGCCGCACCCCAAAATCGCCACCCTGCTGCAGAAGCGGCTGGAAGCCATCGACACCGGGGAAGAGATCGACTGGGGCAACGCCGAGCATCTGGCCCTGGCCACTCTGCTCCAGGAAGGCAAAAGCGTGCGACTCTCCGGCCAGGACGTACGCCGGGGAACCTTCAACCACCGCCACGCCGTGCTGGTCGATGCCAAAAACGGCGCAACCTTCATGCCCCTCGCGACTCTCGCCGCAGACAAGGCGGCCTGCCGCATCTACAACAGCATGCTTTCCGAAGCGGCAGTGCTCGGCTTTGACTACGGCTATTCCCTGGAAACGCCCTATACGCTGACTATCTGGGAGGCCCAGTTCGGCGACTTCGCTAACGGCGCTCAGGTCATCATCGACCAATTCATCGCCAGCGGCTCCTCCAAGTGGGACCGGCACAGCGGCCTGACCCTGTTCCTCCCCCACGGGTTCGAGGGGCAGGGCGCTGAACATTCCAGCGCCCGTATCGAGCGCTTTCTGCAGCTGTGCGCCGACAACAACCTGCAGGCGGCCAACCCCACTACGCCGGCCCAGTTTTTTCATCTGCTGCGCCGTCAGGTGCTCCAGCCCTTTCGGCGCCCCTTGATTGTCTTCACCCCCAAGAGCCTGCTGAGGCATCCCGCCTGCCGCTCCAGGCTGGAGGCATTCACCGATGGGCGCTTCGAGGAGTTCCTTTTGACGGCCGAAAAACCCGAGACCGTCAAGACGCTTCTTTTCTGCAGCGGCAAAATTTTCTACGAACTGCAGGAAAAGGCGAAGGACGAGGGTCATGACGCCATCGCCCTGGTGCGCGTCGAGCAGCTCTACCCCTGGCACGGCGAGCGCCTGCAGGAGCTTTTAGCCCCCTTCGTCCAGCTGGAGCGGGTGGTCTGGGTTCAGGAAGAGCCCCGCAACGCCGGCGCCTGGGAGTTCGTGCGGCCGCGCCTGGCGAAGGCTACTGGCCTGGAGCCGGACTATATCGGCCGCGAACCGGCGGCGGCCCCCGCCGTGGGTTCCCATCGCCTGCACAAAAAAGAACAGGAGGAGATTCTTGAAGCGGCCTTCTCCACCTGA
- a CDS encoding MarC family protein produces the protein MTILSATLLLLFVMDPIGNIPLFLTALKDVPAERQKKVIIRELLIALLVLVLFLFLGKFLLRVLNISDPTLTVAGGIILFMIAIRMVFPSPGGLYEVPIALDGEPFIVPLAIPFIAGPSALASVLFIMNRDSNRWPEWLLAIFIAWLITGTILSLATNLNRWLGKRGIIAIERLMGMILTTIAVQMIMGGVSQYLGQTLTP, from the coding sequence GTGACGATTCTGTCGGCCACTCTGCTGCTCCTCTTTGTCATGGACCCCATCGGCAATATCCCTCTCTTCCTGACGGCACTCAAGGATGTCCCGGCCGAACGGCAGAAGAAGGTCATCATCCGGGAGCTGCTCATTGCTCTGCTGGTTCTGGTGCTCTTTCTCTTTCTCGGCAAATTTCTGCTGCGCGTACTGAATATCTCGGATCCGACACTGACGGTGGCTGGCGGCATCATTCTCTTCATGATCGCCATCCGCATGGTTTTTCCCTCCCCCGGCGGGCTCTACGAGGTTCCTATCGCCCTCGATGGCGAACCCTTTATCGTTCCCCTGGCCATTCCTTTTATTGCCGGCCCTTCCGCCCTGGCCTCCGTGCTCTTCATCATGAACCGGGACAGCAACCGCTGGCCCGAATGGCTGCTGGCCATTTTCATAGCCTGGCTCATCACCGGCACCATCCTTTCCCTGGCTACCAACCTCAACCGCTGGCTGGGCAAAAGGGGGATTATTGCCATTGAGCGCCTGATGGGCATGATCTTGACGACCATTGCCGTGCAGATGATCATGGGAGGCGTCAGCCAGTACCTTGGCCAGACCCTGACTCCGTAA
- a CDS encoding YkgJ family cysteine cluster protein, producing the protein MAPLDSYLQLRGKVDALCRQIESAHPEVISCQAGCDSCCQALTLFPVEAYALARAVAAQPEPIRQRLRARAGEAAKTGFCPLLEGGRCLLYDDRPIICRTHGLPILLREPEGNRVDFCPLNFVGCDSLSGNSLIDLDRLNQLLAAINHDFVARNLGSTAPPDRIPIGEALLLPWPPPTLVQASS; encoded by the coding sequence ATGGCTCCACTTGACTCCTATCTGCAATTGCGCGGCAAGGTCGACGCCCTCTGCCGCCAGATCGAAAGTGCCCACCCCGAGGTTATCTCCTGCCAGGCCGGCTGCGACAGCTGCTGCCAGGCGTTGACCCTCTTCCCCGTGGAGGCCTATGCCCTGGCCAGGGCCGTCGCCGCCCAGCCGGAGCCGATACGGCAGAGACTGCGCGCACGGGCAGGCGAAGCCGCCAAAACGGGATTCTGCCCCCTGCTGGAAGGGGGGCGCTGCCTTCTCTATGATGACCGCCCCATCATCTGCCGCACTCATGGTCTGCCCATCCTCCTGCGCGAACCCGAGGGGAACCGCGTCGATTTCTGCCCTCTCAACTTTGTCGGCTGTGACAGCCTCTCCGGCAATTCGCTCATCGACCTCGACCGCCTGAACCAGCTGCTGGCCGCCATCAACCACGACTTTGTCGCCCGCAACCTGGGATCAACGGCACCGCCCGACCGCATCCCCATAGGCGAGGCCCTGCTGCTGCCCTGGCCACCACCGACGCTGGTCCAAGCATCCTCCTGA
- a CDS encoding CoA pyrophosphatase — MISIDHIRDALAPYEPKLCAAGQKTQAAVALILWQSREGLKILFIERARHERDPWSGNIAFPGGRLDPGDPDLRHAAERETREEIGLDLSEAEFLGRLDDVTGAVLPVQVACFVYHLPHAGPFTLNHEVREVFWFPVTELVNPQRHLQTSIRWNERSRAVPSIDLLGEGRPVLWGLTFRMVKQLLKRLLDHHPDLGQNTDAFPASHT; from the coding sequence ATGATTTCCATCGATCACATTCGCGACGCGCTGGCTCCCTATGAGCCGAAACTCTGCGCCGCCGGGCAAAAAACCCAGGCCGCCGTCGCCCTCATTCTCTGGCAGAGCCGGGAAGGCCTCAAAATTCTTTTCATCGAACGGGCCCGGCATGAACGCGACCCCTGGTCGGGAAATATCGCCTTTCCCGGCGGCCGCCTTGATCCCGGTGACCCCGACCTGCGCCACGCCGCCGAGCGGGAGACGCGGGAAGAGATCGGCCTCGACCTGTCCGAGGCGGAATTTCTCGGCCGCCTGGACGATGTCACCGGTGCCGTACTCCCCGTACAGGTCGCCTGCTTCGTATACCACCTCCCCCACGCCGGTCCTTTCACCCTCAACCACGAGGTCAGGGAAGTCTTCTGGTTCCCCGTCACCGAACTCGTCAACCCACAGCGTCACCTGCAGACCAGCATCCGCTGGAACGAGCGCAGCCGGGCCGTACCCTCCATCGACCTGCTGGGGGAAGGCCGGCCCGTGCTCTGGGGCCTCACCTTTCGCATGGTCAAACAGCTGCTCAAACGCCTGCTCGACCACCATCCGGACCTGGGCCAGAACACTGACGCTTTCCCAGCCTCTCACACCTGA
- the lipA gene encoding lipoyl synthase, with the protein MKQRPERKPDWLKVRFPAGPQYARIDRYHRQQGLHSVCRSAACPNQGECWSRGVATFMILGDRCTRSCTFCNVAGGRPLPVDAEEPAKVAAAAAELGLKHAVVTSVTRDDLADGGAAHFAALVAAFRSLAPGCRVELLIPDLGGNLDALHTILAAGPDILGHNVETVPRFYPEVRQGASYSRSLHLLRAVSQQAPHIPSKTGIMLGLGEEEAEVVAVLRDLRDCGVSLLTIGQYLAPSRDHHPVRRYVPPAEFAAWKETAGSLGFTHVEAGPLVRSSYHAEEQFEESLHDRIP; encoded by the coding sequence ATGAAGCAACGACCTGAACGCAAACCGGACTGGCTCAAGGTCCGTTTCCCCGCCGGGCCGCAGTACGCCCGCATCGACCGCTACCACCGGCAGCAGGGGCTTCACTCCGTCTGCCGCAGCGCCGCCTGCCCCAACCAGGGCGAGTGCTGGAGTCGCGGCGTCGCCACCTTCATGATTCTGGGCGATCGCTGCACGCGAAGCTGCACCTTCTGCAATGTCGCCGGCGGCCGCCCCCTGCCCGTCGATGCCGAAGAGCCGGCCAAGGTAGCTGCGGCCGCCGCCGAACTCGGCCTGAAACATGCCGTGGTCACCTCCGTCACCCGGGACGACCTGGCCGATGGCGGCGCCGCTCACTTTGCCGCCCTGGTTGCAGCCTTTCGTTCTTTGGCGCCCGGCTGCCGCGTCGAACTGCTGATTCCGGATTTGGGCGGCAACCTGGACGCGCTGCACACCATTCTGGCCGCCGGCCCGGACATCCTTGGCCACAACGTCGAAACGGTGCCACGCTTCTATCCCGAAGTCCGACAGGGCGCCTCCTATAGCCGCTCCCTGCACCTTTTGCGCGCAGTCTCCCAGCAGGCCCCTCACATCCCCAGCAAAACGGGTATCATGCTCGGTTTGGGTGAAGAGGAGGCGGAAGTCGTCGCCGTGCTGCGCGATCTGCGTGACTGCGGCGTCAGCCTGCTGACCATCGGCCAATACCTGGCGCCGAGTCGAGACCATCACCCCGTGCGGCGTTATGTGCCGCCGGCCGAATTCGCCGCCTGGAAGGAGACCGCCGGCTCGCTCGGCTTCACCCATGTCGAAGCCGGCCCGTTGGTGCGCTCGTCCTATCACGCTGAAGAACAGTTCGAGGAGTCGCTGCATGACCGCATCCCCTGA